The Actinomycetota bacterium DNA window GTTGTTGTGGGCGTGGTGGCCGACCTGGCAGCCGAGCCCCTCGGCCAGCGTCCCCACCCGGGCGCGGGCGTCGTCGGTGGTCATGGCTCCGGCCGAGTCGACCACGTAGACGCAGTCGGCGCCGTAGGACTCCATCAGCCGGGCCTGGGCCAGCAGCTCGTCCGGTTCGGCCATGTGGGCCATCATCAGGAACCCGACCGCCTCCAGGCCGAGCCGCTTGGCCAGGCGGATGTGCTGGGAGGAGATGTCGGCCTCGGTGGTGTGGGTGGCGATCCGGGCCACCTGGACGCCCCGGTCGGCCATGTCGCGCAGGTCGTCGGCGACCCCGATCCCGGGCAGCAGCAGCACCGCGATCCGGGCCGTGGTGGCGGCGGCGACCGCCGCCGAGACCAGCTCGCGCTCGTCGGTGCCGGAGAAGCCGTAGTTGAACGACGAGCCGCCCAGCCCGTCGCCGTGGCTGACCTCGATCACCGGCACCCCGGCGGCGTCCAGGCCGCGGACGATCGAGCTGACCTGCTCGGCCGTGTAGCGGTGGGACAGGGCGTGGGAGCCGTCGCGCAGGGTCGAGTCGGTCAGCCGGAACGCCGTGCCGGTCACGCCGTCACCCCCCGCTGACCCACCCGAGCTTCCCTGGCCCCATCGGATGGTGACGAACCAGATTCCCTGCCGGCTGGGCCGTTGTCGGCGATGGCCTCGCCGACCCGGACGGCGGCGGCGGTCATGATGTCGAGGTTGCCGGCGTACGGGGGCAGGTAGTCGCCGGCCCCCTCGACCTCCAGCAGGGCCGCCACCCGGGCCGCGGCCGGCCCGCCCGGGGTGGCGAACGGCCCCTCCTCGAACACCGGCGGGGTCTTGAGCCGGTAGCCGGGCACATACCGGGCCACCCGCTCGACCATGTCCTCGACGGCGGCGCCCACCGCCGCCTCGTCGTAGCCGTCGGGCAGGGCGCAGAACACGGTGTTGCGCATCAGGATCGGCGGGTCGGCCGGGTTGAGGATGATGATCGCCTTGCCGCGCTCCGCGCCGCCGACGACCT harbors:
- the dmpG gene encoding 4-hydroxy-2-oxovalerate aldolase, which gives rise to MTGTAFRLTDSTLRDGSHALSHRYTAEQVSSIVRGLDAAGVPVIEVSHGDGLGGSSFNYGFSGTDERELVSAAVAAATTARIAVLLLPGIGVADDLRDMADRGVQVARIATHTTEADISSQHIRLAKRLGLEAVGFLMMAHMAEPDELLAQARLMESYGADCVYVVDSAGAMTTDDARARVGTLAEGLGCQVGHHAHNNLSLAVANSLAALDVGADQLDGCCAGLGAGAGNCPTEVLVATCDKLGLATGVDPLEAMGVAEDLVRPLRPEMGVIDRAGLLLGYAGVYGSFLLHAQRAAARYGVDVGEILLELGRRRVVGGQEDMILDVALELARQEAKA